CATTGATTGAATTATACTGAAAAAAGTGAAAATCTGTTATGAATGTTGtatagaatataaaaaggGGAACGTGGAGCTTGGAAGCAAAAAACACTAGAACTTAATTCACCAGATATAAATATGAGTATAGAGGAGGCATTGGGCTTTAAAATTGACTCTAACTTGGGTCTTTCacaaaatttgaatatggAATTACCTACGGCAGCCGAAGTGAGTCGAGATTTATTTGCTGAAGAGGCTGATACATTGACAGAAAAGTATAAAGATTCTGTAGGCAAGTCAGATGACTGTAGTAGTTTtcattctaataattttacctCTGAAAATTTGAATGCTGAAAAAAAGTTAGAACACCTTGTGGATAAGTTTGATGTTAATGAGTTTTTAAtgagaaataattttgaatatacACCATTAGATAGTCTGATTCGAGACATGGATACCCTTTCTGGAGTTATTGATTCAACTTTAGTAGAGGAGGTTTCTGAGAATTATGGCCCATACTTGGAATTTTGCAATACATATTCGGcagatgataatgaagttCTATTAGAATTACAACGTGCCAAATCAGATATTagtaattttaaagaaaatttggaCAAAGTTACAAATAAAGAACTAGCACGCAGTAAAGAAGTAATAACAGATACATTAGAATATTTGCATAGATTAGATGAAATGGGccaattattagaaaaccATACTAAATTAGCAGAGTCACTTTCCATTGCAACAAAATTAGGCAAAACTTTACATTTGTTGTGCGGcattgatgaattaaatcaaacGGTATGTAATTCCTTAATATTGCAATCATATAAACAAGTGAAAAGATCGAATGAGTTATTAGTTTCTTTAGCGgatatttcatctttaagAATGAGAGATTTAAGAAATGAGTATAATGACATGATACAAACTTTCCAAATatctttgaaattattgacTGATAGATGTCTTAATGAACCGAAAAAATATCGATCTTTGGCTGACACCCTCTTAAAAACATTAGgccaaatgaaaaattgattcaTATTAATATCCATTCTCACACATACACAcgcatatatatataaatgtaaatatatatcttaaaaaaatgcattatattaaattaattcgAAGTgacattaaaaaaattaaaataattcatatcaaatgatattatacaatagaaaagataatagctagaaaaagaataaaatattaaaaatttacgTAGATATTTACAGAAAAATGGTTCGTTTTTCGTAACCTTGTCGTATCTAATCTTAAGTAAGAGTACCGAGATAGTAATGCATACCAATTGCTTCTTTAGATTATCGTTGCATTACAAGCAATGATAGTCAATatggaaaataaatataattaacaTACTATTTCCATTGTCTTTTAACAAAGTTCCAGACAACAGGGGAGAACCAAAGAAGGGCAGCGGCACATGCAGCGTTTCTGACAACCAAAAAACTTTGTTCTTCTTGAGcttttctttcttcttcgGTAGGTTC
This DNA window, taken from Henningerozyma blattae CBS 6284 chromosome 3, complete genome, encodes the following:
- the COG2 gene encoding Golgi transport complex subunit COG2 (similar to Saccharomyces cerevisiae COG2 (YGR120C); ancestral locus Anc_3.472), encoding MSIEEALGFKIDSNLGLSQNLNMELPTAAEVSRDLFAEEADTLTEKYKDSVGKSDDCSSFHSNNFTSENLNAEKKLEHLVDKFDVNEFLMRNNFEYTPLDSLIRDMDTLSGVIDSTLVEEVSENYGPYLEFCNTYSADDNEVLLELQRAKSDISNFKENLDKVTNKELARSKEVITDTLEYLHRLDEMGQLLENHTKLAESLSIATKLGKTLHLLCGIDELNQTVCNSLILQSYKQVKRSNELLVSLADISSLRMRDLRNEYNDMIQTFQISLKLLTDRCLNEPKKYRSLADTLLKTLGQMKN
- the TOM5 gene encoding Tom5p (similar to Saccharomyces cerevisiae TOM5 (YPR133W-A); ancestral locus Anc_3.469), which translates into the protein MFGLPQPEPTEEERKAQEEQSFLVVRNAACAAALLWFSPVVWNFVKRQWK